The Triticum aestivum cultivar Chinese Spring chromosome 5A, IWGSC CS RefSeq v2.1, whole genome shotgun sequence genomic sequence ccactgttggggatcgtagcagaaattcaaaattttcttcgcatcaccaagatcaatctatggagtaatctagcaacgaggggaaggagactgcatctacatacccttgtagatcgctaagcggaagcgttcaagtgaatggggttgatggagtcgtactcgtcgtgatccaaatcaccgataatcctagtgtcgaacggacgacacctccgtgttcaacacacgtacagcccggtgacgtctcctacgccttgatccagcaaggggagaaggagaggttggggaagactccatccagcagcagcatgacagcgtggtggtggtggaggagcgcgggactccagcagggctttgccaagcactacgagagacgaggagggagagaggtagggctgcgccaacagggagatgatctcgcgtgtgttgcagcccccaatacctcaagtatatataggggaaggggaggggctgcgcccccatctagggttccctccctaggggtggcggcagccccaaaccccatctagggttgcggccaaggggggagagaggggggcgcacctagggtgggccttaaggcccatctggacctagggtttgccccctcccactttcccttgcgccttgggccttggtgggaggtgccccagcccacctaggggctggtcccttcccactattggcccatgtaggcctccggggctggtggccccacctggtggacccccggaccccttcggtggtcccggtacactaccggtgatgcccggaacacttccggtggccaaaaccatacttcctatatatcaatctttacctccggaccattctggaactcctcgtgatgttcgaaatctcatccgggactcctaaaaaCATTTGGTAACCGcttacatactttccctataaccctagcgtcatcgaaccttaagtgtgtagaccctacgagttcgggaaccatgcagacatgaccgagacacctctccagccaataaccaacagtgggatctggatacccatgttggctcccacatgttccacgatgatctcatcggatgaaccacgatgtcgaggattcaatcaatcccgtattcaattccctttgtctagcggtacgatacttgcccgagattcgatcgtcggtatcccgataccttgttcaatctcattaccggcaagtctctttactcgttccgtaacacatcatctcgtgatcaactccttggtcacattgtgcacattatgatgatgtcctaccgagtgggcccagagatacctctccgtttacatggagtgacaaatcccagtctcgattcgtgccaacccaacagacactttcagagatacctgtagtgtacctttatagccacccagttacgttgtgacgtttggcacacccaaagcactcctacggtatccgggagttgcacaatctcatggtgtaaggaaatgatacttgacattagaaaagctttagaatacgaactacacgatctttgtgctaggcttaggattgggtcttgtccatcacatcattctcctaatgatgtgatcccgttatcaacgacatccaatgtccatggtcaggaaaccgtaaccatttattgatcaacgagctagtcaactagaggcttactagggacatggtgttgtctatgtatccacacatgtatctgagtttcctatcaatacaattctagcatgggtaataaacgattatcatgaacaatgaaatataatgataataactaatttattattgcctctagggcatatttccaacatcaggagcctgaggagccaccttgcctgacgcactaacttgaatctctgtcttcatggaggagtcagccgtgacgtatttgtctgctatgatcagcagctcgtcgagggtttccggctcatcgcagagaagcttgtgcttgaggacaGTGCCCTCTCGGCATCTTGCAGTGAAGTACTCAATAGCCtacacctcatgcacgccctcgcgggagttgcggagctcggcccagcgcgtgaggtagtcgcgagttgactcgttggggccctgcatgcacaaggagagctggtgaggtttgggaggccgcttgtatgtgctggtgaagttgcgaacgaaggcgttagtgaagtcgacccaactgttgatgctgcgaggccttaagctgttcagccacgtccgggtcgtgccctggagcatgagcggaacgtacttcacggcaacacgcttgttgccgtttgctatgctgaaggccgtggagtagtcgactagccagtcttccggctttacggagccggtgtatttgggtgtgtctttggggagcgtgaaccctttggggaagggctcgtctcggatgcgggggccgaaacacggcggacccaactcatcttcttcttcaagcaccagggatcggtggagacggtcgatccggtggcgggcgtcattctctccggctccctctcggcggccaaggcggtcgccgagcgtcgggtgatcaacaggcggcggggagactcgcctttccctgcgagggggaggaggcggacagtcatcccgtcgttccactgttcttgggcggccgtctcggtcgcgctctatggtgatgCGAGTCGGACTGcgactggcagccggctccttgtcttttcttccacggacgccaccagtcggtgtccgagacgtcgcgccttggtcttGGCGGGGAGGCAGGTTGTCATTATGTTGGTGCGGCGCATCAGTGCGGCAGTCGGCCTCGTTCTGCTCCGCAGCCCCGTCAAGGAGTCGCTGGACGCGCTCCATCATCAAGcgacgttcttcgccctcgaacttgtccagctcgtctgccgccgcctgggcggctcgaatgttctccacAGGCATGGCGTAAACGGGGCGATTTGCGCCGAACAGGTCGGCGATGGCCAAGCCGCactgctggaccgtgccaaggcggctaggcccagctggagccggcgtgccgcccacagcgtggtccatctcgcgctggtaggcctctaataggcgtctcatgctggccagctttttGGCGCCTTCGACTAGCTGAGGGtggcgcgcctccagcgtctcggcgtcggtgtCTTCGGGAATGGGCGCTGCCAGGTCTTGCAGCACCGCGTTGAGCGGGTCATAATCACCCCCGCCAGAGTGCTCGCTGTGATCAATGACAAGCACTttcgtgacggtgcttccgccgctctccgcgcaagggagcggctcatcgtagaccaccatgttggtggggaacgtgtcaagcgacgcggtgtcggagtcgaccaacaccGGAtcagtggagcctacggactccaagtccccagctggctcgctggcgacgtggagttgatcaaggaggcccgcgaggaggctctcggggccgcctgtgcccgcgtcggatgcgggctcatcggagaggcggacctcgccgacaagatcggcgaggcaactggccgcgcaggcgattttagcgccatgcagcgcgtcggcgcagactccgtctggcgtgccgggctggctgcgctcccagggaggaaaagggttcccgtccagaacaggtctccggacgacggtgcactaggccccacggtggacgccaaatgtcgggggttgggtgcgacatatgccaatggatggcttatcatggtggggtgagtagaacgtcaccggtgcctggaaacgggatgaggcgtggACACGAACGCGTCGTACTTTACCCAgtttcggggctctcctaggagataacacccctagtcccgcTCTGCGGGATTTCCGCacgatcactaaggcaaagtgaatacaagggtgctcctcgagctgtatgctgaaggtaggagaaggcagggTCGGCTCTTTCCCCCCCTCTGTGATCTGGTCTAGTTTTAATGGATcgtaaccctttgcatgggtgccctgaggggtttatataggcctaccccccaggggtacaatggtaaactgtctGGGCGCAGGGCCCAGCCGTCGGTCTCTTTGCCTGCCGGCCCttctgccgactgctggggcccgccgattgaTGGGCCCcgtcgactggtctggtacggagccgacaagccgtacccgccgcttgcgggtcttgccgactgctgattactgtagccgtgcctctaacgacgtaggcttggtcatggggtcgtggctacagccctgccgtctggcgggtgatcactgtagccactccctgtctcgtCCGGTTGATAGCGTGGGGAACCCatgggaggggcaggccgactccCGGGGGCCAGCTCCCTACGGGTCTGATTGGTGGCGCCCTCGTCGTCTTCCGGACTCTCGCTGACTGGTAGGGCCCGTCATCCGTGGACCGTACCgtcaggccgtcgtgggcacagactCCGACCACTgttgctgatgtcagggatggcatggcaacagtgccgcgccagacggAGATCTCCGTTGATACAACGCACTGTGGTCTAGCCATCTCCTGGAAAAGGGAAGGGAGTGGGCTTTACTATTGCCACTCCCTGTCCCATCCCCCTGATGAGGGCATGAGCTTTGTTGGTGCcgtgggccgactccccgtggCCTGCTTTCTCGGAAGCCGCCAGACGGAGTCGGCCGGTCTTGACCTCGCCTCTAGGACTCGGACGCATGCATGCAGCCGACTTTCCTTCTGCCATCCTCCAGAAGGCGGTTCTTCATCTGTCGTCTCGcggggcgcagtcagccccgatgtcttgaaaggttttgggcctcgggttagcctacccgtggcccattactccgacaaccaCCATGCCAGGCAGATTAAGGCTGACTTGCCGGTCAGCTCGCTCGAGGTCTCCCACATTCATGTTGAAAAaatgtttgaaatgtatgcggacaACATTGGATGGCGACCTCCCACGTCTATGTCGGCGAATTAATCCCCTATGTCTACGAACGGATGCAGAAGGAAATTTGCGAGTCACCGTTGGAAATGTCCTTAGCTCGTACCTAACTTACACTGCAGCGAATTACACATAATTTAGATGGTTATAAGTTCTTAATGGTAAAATCAGCACAACGGGGTTCACTAAGAGATGACATCACTGTCAACTAAGGGTGGTGACATTAATGTCGAGATTTGCTGATTCAATCTCTCGGAGATCTTTTTATATTAAAAGAATTGTCAAATGTTCGTGTGCATTCTTATTGTACGTGTGTGTTTGTAAGCGCTTGCGCGTACCACGTTTCTCTGAAAAAAAAGAAACATCATGCCCCTTCTGTCGGACAAATTGTGGGTCCCATTTGTCAGCCAAACAGAGTTCAGTGGAAGCCAACATACAAGAGTCCTGGGAAAAAAACATACAAGAGTCCACGCGTGGTGGCTGCGGTTTGCAGTTGGAGGCCGAGCCGGAGACGAGACCTCGTCCAGTCCGCCTTCCCATCGCAGTCCGCACGCAACAAGAAACAAACCAGTTCCAAATCTACTCCGCTTCCAATCTGGGCCGTCCAGTCCCCGTCCGCAACTTCTTAAACCCCGGCGAGCCCAACCGAACCCCACCCCGGACCCAAACAAACAACCCTAGCCTTCCGCGTCGCCCACGCGCGCCTCGCCTCCGCCGCTTTTCTCTCCGCCCCGAAAACAGACTCGCCGCCCCCCCATCCCATTgccgtcctcctcgccggccgATGGCGCTGGAGACGCGGAAGCTCTACGTCGGCGGCCTCCTGCCGTCGGCGCAGCAGGAAGAACTCAAGGAGCACTTCAGCCGCTACGGCGAGGTGCTGTGCGTCCGGGTCGTGCGAGACTGGGAGTCGGACCAGTGCCGCGGCTTCGCGTTCGTCGAGTTTGCCGACGACGAGGGCCCGCGCGCCGCGCTCCACGAGAAGGAGAAGGCAAACCACGTTTTCGGCGGCCGCACGGTGAGActcctcctcttttttttttctttttttttgaaacgcTCGACTGAATCTGTGGTGGCGACTGCTGTAGGCGTTGTTAGGGCATTCAAAACTTGTTTATTAATCATAACTTATTTGGGTATCGTCGATTCGTTTAGTAAATTAGATTTGTTCTGGTTAATGCTGTTTACCGTCAGCTTTAATTCTTAAAGAAAGGCATTGCTTTCTTTCTTAATTTCCTGTCTAGAGTGTTATCCTGTAGATAATCTGTAACAAGAGTTGCTTGAATTCCTTTTGGTTATGAACACTAGAGTACACTTCAAATGTCTTCCGCATAATTATCGCTAGATACAACGCCACTTCAAATGTCTTCCGCATAATTTTTTGTTTGTTAGTCATATATCTAAactatgtttttttttttttgcctattttgccAGGTGGATGTTAAACGAGCTCGAATCAGGCCAATGCGGTATGAAAATGATTCATCATTCTACCAACACACTTCAAATCATAGCCCAATTCAGAGCCCAGTTCACAACCAGTGGTACACTCAGTCTTCTAGTAATAACTCATATGTTGGTAATGGTCATAGAAGCTATGATGCAAAAAAGGTTTTTGTTGGTGGTCTACGAGGTAACATCACCAAAGAGCACCTCCAGAGCTATTTTGAGAAGTTCGGTACTATAACAGACGTTGTTGTGATACGTGAGGGGGCTACTCAGAAATCACGAGGCTTTGGTTTCATTACATTTGATTCAGAGGAGGCAATGGCAAAGGTCTTGGAGAGTAAattccatgatttgaatggaacaaaaGTTGAAACTAAGATTGCCATTCCTAAGGATCATAGCTACTATCAGGACGGGCGACAGTATGGTCCAATGATATGGGATGGCAACAATTCTCCCATTGGCTATGCTGGAGTATACCCACCTCAAATGCAATATGTTATTAATAATCACTATATGATACCTATACCACAATATATGTATTCACCAGCTGGAGAGTATGGCTACATGATGAATGGAGGAGGCCCCTTGACAAGGCAGGGTCCACTCTATACAGGCTATCCAACACCAGTTGGATATGGATATAATTATATGAATACAAATCGTTTTGGTGCTCAGATTGTGGATTCTAGAAGTGGTAACAAAATGATTGAAGACATAACAGAGCAACAACAAGTGGAGCAACAACAAGTGGATCTACCTGGTACCAATAATATTTCCAAGCAAGAAACTTCAGGCATTGAGTACGAATCTGAATCTTTAACATATTGTTATTTGCATTATCTAATACCTTTTTCTCGTCATTATAGCCAAATATTTTTTTGGTAGTAAATTAAGGTACACACAAAATGATTTTAGATTTTGAATATTCCATAACTTTGTAATTGCTCCTCGTTCAAATTATTACCTTAGTGGTAAGTGCAAAAGGAGGAATCATTAAACATTGATGAGACACTAGACTTATTTATATCAAATTAATATTTCCTGTATTTATTCTAATctatgaaggggagccttggcgcagtggtaaagctgctgccttgtgaccatgaggtcacgggttcaagtcctggaaacagcctcttacagaaatgtagggaaaggctgcgtacaatagacccaaagtggtcggacccttccccagaccctgcgcaagcgggagctacatgcactggggctgccctttttttTTTATTCTAATCTATACATGGTATATCTGAATGGAATGAACCCATAGCTGATGATAGAACTAGAATAGATATCTTTTGTTTTCTACTCACGCGAGCCCATATCCTTTCTTTTTTATCAATNNNNNNNNNNNNNNNNNNNNNNNNNNNNNNNNNNNNNNNNNNNNNNNNNNNNNNNNNNNNNNNNNNNNNNNNNNNNNNNNNNNNNNNNNNNNNNNNNNNNNNNNNNNNNNNNNNNNNNNNNNNNNNNNNNNNNNNNNNNNNNNNNNNNNNNNNNNNNNNNNNNNNNNNNNNNNNNNNNNNNNNNNNNNNNNNNNNNNNNNNNNNNNNNNNNNNNNNNNNNNNNNNNNNNNNNNNNNNNNNNNNNNNNNNNNNNNNNNNNNNNNNNNNNNNNNNNNNNNNNNNNNNNNNNNNNNNNNNNNNNNNNNNNNNNNNNNNNNNNNNNNNNNNNNNNNNNNNNNNNNNNNNNNNNNNNNNNNNNNNNNNNNNNNNNNNNNNNNNNNNNNNNNNNNNNNNNNNNNNNNNNNNNNNNNNNNNNNNNNNNNNNNNNNNNNNNNNNNNNNNGTACTAATCTGAACTTCTATAAATGTGTTAGACCATTATTTCTTATATTCACCCAAAATACTTTCTTACTAGTTCATCAATCTTATCTAACAGCCTGTTGCCATACTTTCTGCATTGTTTAGTCTTCTTTTGTCCCTCTAACCGCTTGATCCAATAGTTAGTCTCTATGTATAGATAGTCTTGATTTGGTTTGATTGAGGCAATTATGATAATGATTCTCCATAATACGCTCCAGACCATAATAACTCAATGCATACTGACTCGGCTAATCTCCTAATGCATGCAGAGACATACTAGCTGCAACACAATTTGTAGGAGCGGAGCTCATGGCACAACACACTAAAAAACATCAACAAGTGTTTTTATATTAGCTAGCCATTTGTTTAGAAATAAAAACCCAAATTGCTACTTGTTTATAAGTTTGTATTTATTCAAAGGCTGAGATAAATATACGCTAATTCAGTAACAGAAATCCATCTAAGGAATGAGAATATGTGCTCCATTAATGAAGGTATCATTTGGTGAACTAATATACTGATAATGAGATCGTGGCTGCTGTTTACTGAAATGCATGTTATTTTGCAGCTACATATGTTATACATGCACACTGACTAGTAAAACATCATTCATGAATACCATCAATTGTAGATGTAGATTTCGGATGATGCCAGTTGGGCCCTGTTAGGATGGATGCCATAACAATGAATCTGATTGTTATTTTATCAACCAATTTTCCTTTGTgttcatgtatctgaattatggacAAAAGCAGAACACACTTATCAGTTGTCATAGTCCTTGTTGCTTTGATTATTTTCTGTTTTATGTGCAAATACATTGGCTTAATCAATgatatctagtactccctccgttccttgatataaggtgtatagatttttgagaaaacatccaaaatataaggtgtattgcgttgaACAACTTGTTTGGATAattttttttagggatttgattacatttccttatattaggcaaactcctctattttctcatgtcaattagtcaagtgtaatctcgcccaaaacttgtgaaatttaccctccacgtgcgttctttaatttccgtgccaaaaactatacaccctatattcagaaacggagggagtattttgaaATTCCAAGTCTTTGTCCCCAGGAAGTCAGAAATTAGCTGTATCTACTCTCCTTATTTGTATTCAGTTTGCCGTGTTTCACTCCAATAGTAATCTTTAATTAATTCTTCTACGTATCTTATCAGTTTGCGTTGGTAATAATATATTTATCTAATGTACATGTGCAGTGACCAGGCTACTGTTACAACATTGTAATGATGGACAGCAACTTGTTATCTGGGAACTCGGCAACTGTGAAGAACTTGAGATGAAATTCTTTGGTGACAATACATGTGTGGAAACCCTGCGCCTAGTTTGGACCTTGTGTACATTGCAACCGGCAATAGACCCTCCTGTACCATGTTTAAACTCTATGTTACTGCCGTTACATTTTTCGTGGTGATGAACCTGTTTTGGAATTTGTCTGGGTTACACATGTTACCTGTGCGTGGTTATCTGCTGAAGTTTCATGCATGGTTATTTTGTTACAGTTTTTTTAGCAGTTGTTTATGAGCTTCGTGCGCTGAGTGGTGACATCTGACATTTTAGTCAGATGCATAGGCAATATTTGAGTGCTATCAGTTTAGGTTGGATTGGGAAAGTAATGTTTCAGTATACTAGGACGCTTGGAGTGGATGTAAGGTGCAGTTCTTTCGGCGGCTTCTCACTAATAAGTCGCCCCACCTCTACCTTCTCCTATAATCCTTTTCCTACTTTTTTTCTGGCTTCTGAACTAGTTAGCGATAACTAGCTTAGAAGCCCGAAACAATTAAGGGAACGGCTTATGAGAGAAGCTAgggagggggtggcttataaaAGAAACCAAAGAACTGTGTCTAAATAGGAAATTTGTAGTTAGATCTCTTATCCATATATATACCTACTTAGTTTTTTATTTAGGGCCTACTTAGTTACATGATGCAAGTCCAAGCTGAAGTAATTGAAAACTACAGTGCCATGTGGAAACTTAGTTTTTTTCTTATTAGGGGAAACGTGGaaactttttttttttgagcaactttTTTAGGGGAAACGTGGAAACTCGTATGTTTAAGGGTTTGACAACTTCATCCGCAAAAAGAAAAAGGCTTTGTAACTTGTTGCCAAACATTTGGGCTTTAAGGCACAGGCTACAAGCCCTCCTAAGCATCCGCTCCTGCCTCCTCGTAAGAAGTACAGTGTCATGTCTAAACTTGTTACCAAATATTTGGGCTTTGAGCTACAAAGCTTCCCAGCCGTTCTCTCTCAAGCTtccctgttttttttctttcggaaAGGCTGAAGGTATTGTTTAGAAAAATATTCTTAGAGAAAGAGGATGCCGAAGTCTTTCTTACTCCAGCATCCGTGAGCCAAGCTCCTTGCTGCTGCCTCTGGACCTGCGTCTCAATGTAGCAAATTTATTGAAACATAGGGGCTTGTAGAAGCAGCAGTAGGGAAGTTGTATAGGATGTAGTACAGAAAATGTTGGCAACTACGATCTGCGTATGAAATCGCCACCCTAGAGAAGAAAAATGTTGGGGATGTTTTGTAAAATGGCCTACCATCTTCGTCGGTCGGAACTAAAGTGGATGGACAAAGATACACGACCACATTGTCCACTTTGCAGGACATCACCGAGAGTCCTAGACAAACCTCTAGACGAAACCGGACCCGAAGAACCAGATCTAAAGACACTCTTCACAGGCATCACAAAGATACAAAGAAGCACCACAGGAACAGACGCGAGGCTAGAAGACCTTGTTCCATGCCAACTGTCTCACTATCGTCTCGCCACCATCCATCAACGACAACACCTAACTTTATTTCTAACCCTACCGACACCGGGTTGAACCTACGAGATCCTCGCTCCTTCCCCTCGCCAGAATCGCCGAGGAAGAGGATCCGCCCCTGGTCACCTAGGTCATAGAAGCGGGAAGGAGAAGAAAACGCGTCATGTCTAGTCTATTAGACCGAGCTTCCCTGTTCGATCTGTAGAATTATGTGATACATGTTTAGCAACATGTTACTCCCTCCGGTCCTATTTAGTCTACATATAATTTTTTTCTAAAGTCAAAGTATCTTTAcgttgaccaaatttatagaaaaaaagtattaacattcacaatgtcaaataatTATTGTTAGGTTCACcgtgaaatgtagtttcatagtataaatttggtcaaacttattAAGTTTGACTCGACAAAAATCCAATACACAGAGTAAAAAAGACCGGAGGAAGTACTCAAATTTAGAGACTTTTTCATTTGTGGAATTCTAAAACATCGGAAAGAGAAAAGGAAAGGCGTGGGACTAAAATTTTATGCCTTCACAAGATCATAGAAGATTAGTTGAACCATAGGGAAATCATACGGGATTTAACCAAAGTATATCACTTAATAAAATATCAAAAATACTATGCAGTGAATGTTCACTGGGGTGCCAACACTGGCGAACGCTCTCTTCACCGTTGCACGGATCTTGGCACAGGCTCCTGGACACACAGGATAGCTGAAGTCGTTTGCTGTCAGTTGATCTCCTGGTGAACCTTCTCTGGTTTTTTCCAATAATTACACGGCCAAGGTTGTGTGCTCGTGGGGTTCAAACCCGCCACCTCCCGCGTGGGGGAGCCGAGAGCTTACCAGTTGTCCAGTGGGTGGGTTGTGAACACTTGGGACCGAAAATGCCATCTGTTTTTAAAGCTAAATCTGTTCTAAATTCCATTTTCATTTAGATAATTCTGAAACTCctgaatttttatttttttgaaagaaCAAAAATCCCTATTATTTTAAAGGAGATTTTTTAACttgccatatgcatttttccaTTTATAGATAGCATTGCATTCTTTTTCTAATTGTATGTACCATGTCAATTTTATTATAGGTCACATGGCAGTTTTTTTATTAAGAGATTGACATTTTAATAAGTAATAACATGGCGGTTTCTTTATTGGTACGGCAATTTTTTTACATTGACATGGCGGTTTTATATGAATTTTTGCACATTAGACCGACTCAAGAAAAAAAAACATAATGGCATTTTGTATTTGTTCGGTTATTTCCTCTTTTTCACCTGATGGCATTTACATTAGAAAAATTCAAAATGGCAGTTTATAAATTTTCAAACTATGTCACatggttttatttatttattataagaGATGTAATTTTCTGATTAATATATGGCATTCTTATTTACTTAAGAGATGGTATttttttattattaagagatgtCATTTTTATTTACTTAAGAGATGGCTTTTTTAATAGATGGCATTTATTattattaagagatggcattttttaaTTAAGAGTCGACAATTTTTATTGTTCAGAGATGACATTTTTATATTAAGAGATGCGATTTTTACTATTTAGAGATGCCATTTTTATANNNNNNNNNNNNNNNNNNNNNNNNNNNNNNNNNNNNNNNNNNNNNNNNNNNNNNNNNNNNNNNNNNNNNNNNNNNNNNNNNNNNNNNNNNNNNNNNNNNNNNNNNNNNNNNNNNNNNNNNNNNNNNNNNNNNNNNNNNNNNNNNNNNNNNNNNNNNNNNNNNNNNNNNNNNNNNNNNNNNNNNNNNNNNNNNNNNNNNNN encodes the following:
- the LOC123105161 gene encoding RNA-binding protein 1; its protein translation is MALETRKLYVGGLLPSAQQEELKEHFSRYGEVLCVRVVRDWESDQCRGFAFVEFADDEGPRAALHEKEKANHVFGGRTVDVKRARIRPMRYENDSSFYQHTSNHSPIQSPVHNQWYTQSSSNNSYVGNGHRSYDAKKVFVGGLRGNITKEHLQSYFEKFGTITDVVVIREGATQKSRGFGFITFDSEEAMAKVLESKFHDLNGTKVETKIAIPKDHSYYQDGRQYGPMIWDGNNSPIGYAGVYPPQMQYVINNHYMIPIPQYMYSPAGEYGYMMNGGGPLTRQGPLYTGYPTPVGYGYNYMNTNRFGAQIVDSRSGNKMIEDITEQQQVEQQQVDLPGTNNISKQETSGIDDQATVTTL